A window from Cryptomeria japonica chromosome 1, Sugi_1.0, whole genome shotgun sequence encodes these proteins:
- the LOC131050396 gene encoding QWRF motif-containing protein 2 gives MEFNEVQDHKKSDENLAREPLGLTETKKNAAPKRPRNREVTSRFMSSTVSSSSGTRCLSPDFHSKRPQPIPRKPTPYPMESKINILEGPKRPAGEALRSLTVSMHAEKFNLDQPTAVTKPGNTTGEPPSRMEATAEKKRLVMSLFKEGSEYQSENAKPVENILPKPKTGKSHVHPMSRSVNINNEKFSRPPQARARSTKPNTVNKSVYGHIGDDVLASNTSRMVPLDGRGRGTALKGPEGNTIKTTEEPTEIRPSTAQELKQADTDGDTGAGDMPSSPESMSSDCTSQTLNATRRSQECTSHGFFVPARFLQDTNSRSRGSAEVRYSMPETDLSTSTSVRVRGTGNLGAGKLSKSTNQGLPPPLPGSQPTVSPVKIIPGSPSRCLPSPTKARKQAMLPPTANSQNVRNSLAGSVVNFCADTRKGKKGANHIEDAHIFRLLYNRHLQWRFVNAKAESAMNVQKAAAEKMLHNMWMATSELQDSVTMKRIEQQKAFQENKLRSVLSGQEAYLEDWTLLEQDHISVLSEAIKNLEAATLRLPITNGVKANVQEVKEALDSAVNMMDSVSSSVSSLLPKVESTSTLVCELAAVTAQEKAILDECGDLIATMGMLQVEESSLRTHLIQLKQDKCRGSR, from the exons ATGGAATTTAATGAAGTACAGGACCACAAGAAGTCAGATGAAAATCTGGCAAGGGAGCCTTTGGGATTGACAGAGACTAAGAAGAATGCTGCCCCCAAAAGGCCCCGGAATAGAGAAGTCACCTCCAGATTCATGTCCTCAACAGTTTCCTCTTCTTCTGGTACAAGGTGCCTGTCCCCTGACTTTCATTCCAAGCGTCCCCAGCCTATTCCAAGGAAACCAACACCATATCCAATGGaatcaaaaataaatattttagaagGTCCCAAGCGTCCTGCAGGAGAGGCACTCAGGAGTTTAACAGTTTCAATGCATGCTGAAAAGTTTAATTTGGATCAGCCAACTGCAGTTACAAAACCAGGAAACACAACAGGGGAACCTCCTTCCAGGATGGAAGCAACTGCAGAGAAGAAGCGTCTAGTAATGTCACTGTTCAAGGAAGGCAGTGAATACCAGTCTGAGAATGCCAAACCTGTTGAAAATATTCTGCCCAAGCCTAAAACAGGGAAATCACATGTACATCCTATGAGTAGGAGTGTGAATATTAATAATGAAAAATTCAGTAGGCCACCACAAGCCAGGGCAAGGAGTACTAAACCTAACACAGTGAATAAATCTGTTTATGGACACATTGGTGATGATGTACTAGCGTCAAACACCTCAAGGATGGTTCCCTTAGATGGCAGAGGAAGAGGTACAGCTTTGAAAGGGCCAGAAGGAAATACAATTAAAACAACAGAGGAGCCTACTGAGATCAGGCCGTCAACAGCACAGGAGTTGAAGCAGGCTGATACGGATGGTGACACTGGCGCTGGTGACATGCCATCTAGCCCAGAGAGTATGTCTTCTGATTGCACTTCTCAGACTCTAAATGCCACAAGGAGAAGTCAAGAATGTACTAGCCATGGTTTTTTTGTGCCAGCCAGATTTTTGCAGGACACAAATAGCAGAAGCAGGGGATCAGCTGAAGTGAGGTATTCAATGCCAGAGACTGATTTGTCGACTTCCACATCAGTGAGAGTGAGAGGAACGGGGAACCTAGGGGCAGGCAAATTATCAAAATCAACTAACCAAGGTCTCCCTCCACCCCTTCCTGGTTCTCAGCCAACAGTTTCACCTGTTAAAATAATCCCTGGTTCACCTTCTAGATGTTTGCCAAGTCCAACAAAGGCAAGGAAGCAGGCAATGTTACCCCCTACAGCAAATTCCCAGAACGTTAGGAACAGCTTGGCAGGATCAGTAGTCAACTTTTGTGCTGATACACGGAAGGGAAAGAAAGGTGCTAACCACATAGAAGATGCTCACATTTTTCGCTTGCTTTATAACCGACATTTACAATGGCGATTTGTCAATGCTAAAGCAGAGTCTGCCATGAATGTACAGAAAGCTGCAGCTGAG AAAATGCTTCACAATATGTGGATGGCTACTTCAGAATTGCAAGATTCAGTAACAATGAAGCGTATTGAGCAGCAGAAAGCATTCCAGGAAAACAAACTGAGGTCTGTTCTTTCGGGACAA GAGGCTTATCTAGAAGACTGGACTTTGCTGGAGCAAGACCATATCAGTGTTCTTTCAGAAGCAATAAAAAATTTAGAGGCTGCCACACTTCGACTTCCAATCACCAATGGTGTAAAG GCTAATGTACAAGAGGTGAAGGAAGCTCTCGATTCAGCAGTTAATATGATGGATTCAGTGAGCTCTTCTGTCAGCAGTCTGTTACCCAAG GTAGAGAGCACGAGTACTTTAGTGTGTGAACTTGCAGCAGTAACTGCTCAGGAGAAAGCAATACTGGATGAATGTGGAGACCTTATAGCTACAATGGGGATGTTACAG GTGGAGGAATCCAGCTTGAGGACGCATTTGATTCAGTTAAAACAAGACAAATGCAGGGGAAGTAGATGA